A genomic region of Flavobacteriales bacterium contains the following coding sequences:
- a CDS encoding TIGR01777 family oxidoreductase, with protein MSDSKGTILITGGNGLVGMRLTAMLLAQGFTVRHLSTSIGPSRADDQPLVKGEVSVYGWNPAAGSINPNALEGVDHIVNLAGASIAKRWTAEHRELIRSSRVDSLRTLYEALAFQEHQVSSLISSSAVGFYPSSLEHVYCEDDEPSHDFLGEVCQEWEAEAKRFEDLGLRAVLLRTGIVLAESGGALPVIARTVKWFLGAPLGSGKQVMPWIHLDDLCRMYSHALNSGLKGAYNAVGIKGATNAEMTRGVARALKRPVWPINVPAFVLKAVLGDQSRLVLMSTACSPEKMIRAGFTYRYSDLDVALIDILL; from the coding sequence ATGTCGGATAGCAAAGGTACGATATTGATTACAGGAGGCAACGGCTTGGTAGGCATGCGCTTGACCGCAATGCTCCTTGCTCAAGGGTTTACCGTGAGGCATTTAAGCACGAGTATTGGGCCCTCTCGGGCCGATGATCAACCTCTCGTTAAAGGTGAGGTTTCCGTATACGGGTGGAATCCTGCCGCAGGCAGTATAAACCCCAATGCATTGGAGGGAGTCGACCACATTGTGAATTTGGCCGGTGCTTCTATTGCAAAGCGTTGGACTGCGGAACATCGCGAGCTCATTCGTTCAAGTCGGGTCGATTCGCTGCGCACTTTGTACGAGGCTTTGGCATTCCAAGAACATCAGGTAAGCAGCCTTATAAGCTCATCGGCCGTTGGATTTTACCCTTCGAGTTTGGAGCACGTGTATTGTGAAGACGACGAGCCGTCGCATGATTTCTTGGGGGAGGTTTGCCAGGAGTGGGAGGCCGAAGCGAAGAGGTTTGAGGACCTCGGATTGCGCGCAGTTTTGTTGCGGACCGGGATCGTGCTGGCTGAATCGGGCGGGGCGTTGCCGGTTATTGCGAGGACCGTAAAATGGTTTCTGGGTGCTCCGCTTGGATCGGGTAAACAGGTAATGCCATGGATTCACTTGGACGATTTGTGTCGGATGTATTCGCACGCCTTGAACTCCGGACTGAAAGGGGCGTATAATGCGGTCGGAATCAAAGGGGCGACCAATGCAGAAATGACTCGGGGGGTCGCACGCGCACTGAAACGTCCGGTCTGGCCCATCAATGTGCCCGCTTTTGTTTTGAAGGCGGTTCTGGGCGATCAGTCCCGGTTGGTACTGATGTCTACCGCCTGTAGTCCGGAGAAAATGATCAGGGCCGGATTCACCTATCGCTATTCGGACCTGGATGTCGCATTGATCGATATCCTGTTATAA
- a CDS encoding YceI family protein — translation MKKVVLFGAVALLFASCGGNVEGDRAEANDAQDVQEVSEAVVYKANTKQSTIAWEGADVAGKVHDGAISLNEGMLKVKDGALVGGQFVIDMSSLVNHDVENEEYNAKLVGHLKSPDFFSVDSFPTASFEITSVEDYTGTEGFTHTITGNLTMKDITKSISFPANVSMDNGTISATTGSFVIDRSDWNVRFRSVTFFDAAELKDKAIKNDIGLKIKLAAQEANNTTASL, via the coding sequence ATGAAAAAGGTAGTTTTATTCGGAGCCGTAGCCCTTTTATTCGCCTCTTGTGGAGGAAACGTAGAGGGTGATCGCGCAGAGGCCAACGATGCTCAAGATGTACAAGAGGTATCGGAAGCCGTAGTATACAAAGCCAACACAAAGCAATCGACCATCGCTTGGGAAGGTGCCGATGTGGCCGGAAAGGTACACGACGGAGCCATCAGCCTCAACGAAGGTATGTTGAAAGTGAAAGATGGCGCGTTGGTAGGTGGACAATTCGTCATAGATATGTCGTCGCTCGTTAATCACGACGTAGAAAACGAAGAGTACAATGCGAAGCTCGTTGGGCACTTGAAATCGCCCGACTTCTTCTCTGTTGACTCCTTCCCTACTGCCTCTTTCGAAATAACCTCAGTTGAAGACTATACCGGTACCGAAGGGTTTACTCACACCATCACCGGAAACTTGACCATGAAAGACATCACCAAAAGCATCAGCTTCCCGGCAAATGTTTCCATGGACAACGGAACCATCTCAGCAACTACCGGCTCGTTCGTTATCGATCGCTCCGACTGGAACGTGCGATTCCGCTCAGTGACTTTCTTCGACGCAGCCGAATTGAAAGACAAAGCCATCAAGAACGATATCGGATTAAAGATCAAGTTGGCGGCTCAGGAAGCAAACAACACTACAGCAAGCTTGTAA
- a CDS encoding helix-turn-helix transcriptional regulator: MESICKNLRVIREIKGLSQEYMSLKLHISQSAYAKLERGETRMTVQRLKEICSILEIDVPQLFRESHLLERLQGRSAPSVSPEVRLKANYMTHLDSLQDELLLLKEERKRLLRILEQLSRPPKSA, from the coding sequence ATGGAGAGCATTTGTAAAAACCTACGCGTTATCAGGGAGATCAAAGGTTTGTCTCAGGAATATATGAGTCTAAAGCTACACATATCTCAATCGGCTTACGCCAAACTCGAACGTGGCGAAACCAGAATGACCGTCCAACGACTGAAGGAGATTTGCTCCATTTTGGAGATCGATGTACCGCAGCTCTTCAGGGAGAGCCACTTACTTGAACGTCTTCAAGGTCGATCGGCTCCGAGTGTTTCCCCTGAGGTCAGACTCAAGGCCAACTACATGACCCATTTAGATTCGCTACAAGATGAATTATTGTTGCTCAAAGAAGAGCGAAAACGACTACTGAGAATTCTGGAGCAACTGAGCAGACCTCCGAAGTCGGCATAA
- the murQ gene encoding N-acetylmuramic acid 6-phosphate etherase: MEKETEKNSRYDDLEQMDLRTLLDNINREDKTVPEAVVRSMDQIETLADAIFHKMEAGGRLFYLGAGTSGRLGIVDASECPPTFGVPHDWVIGLIAGGDTAIRKAVEFAEDDREGGWRDLQKHGITSADIVVGIAASGTTPYVVGALASCRKAQITTGCITCNRNTPLRAESDHPVEVVVGPEFVTGSTRMKAGTAQKLVLNMLTTSTMIRLGRVQGNRMVDMQLSNDKLVARGTYMVMHATGLNEESAQALLLREGSVRSAIKSYQDGTT, from the coding sequence ATGGAAAAAGAAACCGAGAAGAACAGTCGGTACGACGATCTAGAGCAAATGGATCTACGCACCTTGCTCGACAACATTAACCGGGAAGACAAAACCGTTCCGGAAGCCGTAGTGCGCTCCATGGATCAGATCGAGACACTGGCCGATGCGATCTTTCACAAAATGGAAGCGGGCGGTCGACTTTTCTACCTCGGAGCAGGTACGAGTGGCCGCCTGGGCATCGTGGACGCAAGCGAGTGCCCACCCACGTTCGGCGTCCCTCACGACTGGGTCATCGGCCTCATCGCAGGTGGCGACACAGCCATTCGCAAAGCGGTTGAATTCGCCGAGGATGATCGCGAAGGCGGATGGCGAGACCTTCAAAAGCACGGGATCACAAGCGCCGACATCGTAGTGGGCATCGCCGCCTCGGGAACCACACCATACGTGGTTGGGGCATTAGCATCGTGCCGCAAGGCACAAATCACTACTGGTTGTATCACTTGTAATCGGAATACGCCCTTGCGGGCGGAATCAGACCATCCCGTTGAGGTCGTCGTTGGGCCGGAGTTCGTGACCGGGAGTACCCGCATGAAAGCAGGTACGGCGCAGAAGCTCGTTCTCAATATGTTGACCACGAGCACCATGATCCGACTTGGAAGGGTACAAGGAAATAGAATGGTGGATATGCAATTGAGTAACGATAAACTGGTGGCCCGGGGGACGTATATGGTAATGCACGCCACTGGTTTGAACGAGGAATCAGCCCAGGCGTTACTTCTGCGAGAAGGCAGCGTTCGAAGCGCAATTAAATCATACCAAGATGGGACAACCTAA
- a CDS encoding SPFH domain-containing protein has translation MTNEKTIKPLSGYVGLVILLVLLVTTIVSTAVTANPVFLLLAIPTILFLPGFFFLNPNGSKVLTLFGDYVGTVKANGFFWVNPFYSKQSISLRARNFDSERVKVNDKMGNPIIISVILVWKVKDTFAAAFEVDDYENFVRVQTDAAVRKLAGKYPYDNFDDEEAEITLRSGQEEVNDNLEKELDERLAIAGIEVMEARIGYLAYAQEIAGAMLKRQQASAVVAARLKIVEGAVGMVETALEQLSKKSIIELDEEKKAAMVSNLMVVLCGDRDASPVVNAGTLNH, from the coding sequence ATGACAAACGAAAAAACGATCAAACCGCTTTCAGGCTATGTAGGCCTAGTTATTTTGCTTGTCTTATTGGTAACTACCATTGTATCGACGGCGGTTACCGCAAATCCAGTTTTTCTACTGCTCGCCATTCCGACGATCCTGTTTTTACCTGGATTCTTTTTTCTGAATCCCAATGGATCCAAAGTGCTCACCTTGTTTGGAGATTATGTAGGAACCGTAAAGGCCAACGGATTCTTTTGGGTGAATCCATTTTACTCCAAGCAAAGTATATCGCTCCGTGCGCGAAACTTCGATAGTGAACGCGTTAAGGTGAACGACAAAATGGGTAACCCGATCATCATTAGTGTGATCCTCGTTTGGAAAGTAAAAGACACTTTTGCCGCTGCTTTTGAGGTCGATGATTATGAGAACTTCGTTCGGGTACAGACCGATGCTGCGGTTCGTAAGCTCGCCGGCAAGTATCCGTACGACAACTTCGACGACGAAGAGGCTGAGATCACACTGCGCAGTGGGCAAGAAGAGGTGAATGATAACCTAGAGAAGGAGCTCGATGAGCGGTTGGCCATTGCGGGGATCGAAGTAATGGAGGCGCGTATTGGTTACTTGGCGTATGCCCAGGAGATCGCTGGAGCCATGCTCAAGCGCCAACAGGCTTCTGCTGTTGTTGCCGCTCGACTCAAAATCGTTGAGGGCGCTGTAGGCATGGTCGAAACAGCCCTCGAGCAATTGTCGAAGAAATCGATCATCGAGCTCGACGAAGAAAAGAAGGCCGCGATGGTTTCGAACCTGATGGTGGTCCTTTGTGGAGACCGAGACGCTTCACCGGTCGTAAACGCCGGGACTTTGAATCACTAG
- a CDS encoding transketolase, producing the protein MSSDSNSKTDQNISFDDFKAEVIKDYRIGVESREASLLGRREVLTGKAKFGIFGDGKEVAQLAMAKVFRNGDFRSGYYRDQTFMMAIDALSIQEHFAALYAHPDIDIEPASGGRQMGGHFATQSLTEDGTWKELTAQKNSSADISPTAGQMARLVGLAQASKVYRNNEALSDRTQFSKKGNEIAFGTIGNASTSEGVFFEAINAIGVLQVPVVMSVWDDEYGISVPAKYQTTKENISEILKGFQLDETGSGFEILKVEGWNYPALVETYQKAERIAREEHVPVLIHVVEVTQPQGHSTSGSHERYKSPERLQWEKDNDCLLKMKQWMLESAIATEEELETIEKESVKAVRVAKSEAWKAFLAPIKDECSKAIELIRQCANESGQKAFINKIADDLDAMMDPIRRGIHHSIRRTLWLSRGEHTEARATLQQFLDVERQKNSDRYNSHLYSESAFSARKVEPVNAEYEGNKEAVDGRMVLRNNFDRILSERPDVLIFGEDSGKIGDVNQGLEGLQDKHGESRVFDTGIRESTIVGQGIGMAMRGLRPIAEIQYLDYLLYALQTMSDDLATLQYRTKGRQKAPLIIRTRGHRLEGIWHSGSPMGMIVHACRGINVLVPRDMTRAAGFYNTLLDSDEPGLIVECLNGYRLKENMPSNLAEIRTPVGVPEVIAEGTDVTLVTYGSNCRIALEAAKYIGELGISIEIIDVQSLVPFDLDHMIVEHLKNTNRVVFLDEDVPGGASAYMMQKVLEEQGGYYHLDSEPVTIASKEHRPAYGSDGDYFSKPSVDDVVEAVYGLMREADPVKFPEL; encoded by the coding sequence ATGAGCAGCGATTCCAATTCAAAAACCGATCAGAATATTTCTTTCGACGACTTTAAAGCAGAGGTGATCAAGGATTATCGAATCGGTGTGGAATCGAGAGAAGCAAGCTTGTTGGGTCGTCGCGAGGTTCTAACCGGGAAGGCCAAGTTCGGAATTTTCGGAGATGGTAAAGAAGTGGCCCAGTTGGCGATGGCGAAGGTCTTTCGCAATGGAGACTTTAGATCGGGTTACTATCGCGACCAAACCTTTATGATGGCCATCGACGCATTGTCTATCCAAGAGCACTTTGCCGCTCTCTACGCGCACCCGGACATCGACATCGAGCCTGCATCAGGTGGTCGCCAAATGGGTGGGCATTTCGCCACGCAATCGCTTACCGAAGACGGCACATGGAAAGAGCTGACAGCGCAAAAGAACTCGAGTGCCGATATTTCCCCGACGGCCGGTCAAATGGCGAGGTTAGTTGGTTTAGCTCAGGCTTCCAAAGTATATCGCAATAATGAAGCTCTGTCCGACCGAACCCAATTCTCGAAGAAGGGAAATGAGATCGCCTTTGGAACTATTGGTAATGCGTCGACTTCGGAAGGAGTATTTTTTGAAGCTATCAACGCTATTGGAGTACTTCAGGTACCCGTTGTCATGTCGGTCTGGGATGATGAATATGGAATTTCGGTACCGGCTAAGTACCAGACTACCAAAGAGAACATTTCTGAGATCTTAAAGGGCTTTCAGCTTGACGAAACAGGCTCGGGGTTCGAGATCCTAAAGGTTGAGGGTTGGAATTATCCCGCACTTGTTGAAACGTACCAAAAAGCTGAGCGCATTGCACGAGAAGAGCACGTACCCGTTTTAATCCACGTCGTTGAGGTTACTCAACCACAAGGGCACAGCACCTCGGGTAGTCACGAGCGTTATAAATCACCCGAGCGCTTACAGTGGGAAAAAGACAACGATTGCTTACTGAAAATGAAGCAATGGATGCTCGAATCGGCCATTGCTACTGAGGAAGAGCTCGAAACCATTGAAAAAGAGAGTGTAAAGGCGGTAAGAGTCGCCAAGTCGGAAGCGTGGAAAGCCTTTTTGGCTCCGATCAAAGACGAATGCAGCAAGGCCATAGAATTAATACGCCAGTGTGCAAATGAGAGCGGTCAAAAGGCCTTCATCAACAAAATCGCAGACGATCTCGATGCCATGATGGATCCTATTCGTCGGGGCATTCATCACTCCATTCGGAGAACTCTCTGGCTTTCACGTGGCGAGCATACAGAGGCAAGAGCGACACTTCAACAATTCCTCGATGTGGAGCGCCAAAAGAACAGCGACCGATATAATAGCCATTTGTACAGTGAATCGGCTTTTTCTGCTCGAAAGGTTGAACCAGTAAACGCCGAATACGAAGGCAATAAGGAGGCGGTTGACGGGCGTATGGTGCTTCGAAACAATTTTGACAGGATTTTAAGCGAACGTCCGGATGTACTCATATTCGGTGAAGACAGCGGTAAGATCGGCGATGTAAACCAAGGGCTTGAAGGTTTGCAAGATAAGCACGGCGAATCACGCGTTTTTGATACCGGTATTCGCGAAAGCACGATCGTTGGTCAGGGTATTGGTATGGCCATGAGAGGCTTGCGTCCGATAGCGGAAATCCAGTATCTCGACTACTTGCTTTACGCGCTTCAGACCATGAGCGATGATCTGGCAACTCTGCAGTACCGTACCAAAGGCCGTCAGAAAGCCCCCTTGATCATCCGCACACGCGGACACCGGCTAGAAGGAATATGGCACTCCGGTTCCCCCATGGGCATGATCGTTCATGCCTGTCGTGGAATCAACGTGTTGGTGCCTCGCGATATGACTCGAGCAGCCGGTTTCTACAACACCCTTCTCGATAGCGACGAGCCCGGGTTGATCGTAGAATGTTTGAATGGATATCGACTCAAGGAGAATATGCCATCGAACCTAGCTGAGATTCGAACTCCGGTGGGCGTACCTGAGGTAATCGCCGAAGGCACCGACGTAACCTTGGTGACTTACGGTTCAAACTGTAGGATCGCGCTTGAGGCGGCAAAGTATATCGGGGAATTGGGCATTTCAATAGAGATCATCGACGTGCAATCGCTCGTTCCTTTCGACCTGGATCACATGATCGTAGAACATTTGAAGAACACCAATAGAGTCGTTTTCCTCGACGAGGATGTTCCCGGAGGTGCTTCGGCCTATATGATGCAAAAAGTGCTTGAAGAGCAAGGAGGATACTATCACCTCGATAGTGAACCGGTTACCATTGCGAGTAAGGAACATCGTCCGGCCTACGGTAGCGACGGGGATTATTTCAGCAAGCCAAGCGTTGACGACGTGGTTGAAGCGGTTTATGGACTTATGCGTGAAGCTGACCCGGTAAAGTTCCCTGAGCTTTAA
- a CDS encoding Arc family DNA-binding protein: MSKKKAFALRLNEETLKAVEKWAADEFRSTNGQLEYIITEVLKKSGRKRTK, translated from the coding sequence ATGTCTAAAAAGAAAGCCTTTGCACTGCGATTGAATGAAGAAACTTTGAAGGCGGTCGAGAAATGGGCCGCTGACGAGTTTCGCAGTACGAATGGTCAATTAGAATACATTATAACGGAGGTCCTCAAGAAGTCCGGTCGAAAAAGGACGAAATAA